One Pseudomonas brassicacearum genomic region harbors:
- a CDS encoding efflux transporter outer membrane subunit, with protein sequence MPRCISRELKTLSVWVLTLTISGCIGTGGIAPQGEALSANQLATDAAIREADRDAHWPTRQWWNAYGDRQLDRWVDLAVQGSPSLAMAAARVRQARAMAGVAEAAESLQINGEATLKRHNWPSDQFYGPGELADTTTWDNNAGLGLSYALDLWGRERNTSERAVDLAHVSVAEARQAQLELQNNIVRAYIQFSLHYAQRDIVAATLHQQEQILELAQKRLDGGIGTHFEVSQAQAPLPETHRQLDALDEAIALSRNQLAALAGKGPGEGARLQRPTLALGAPLKLPSALPAELLGQRPDVVAGRWQVAAQARGIDVARAGFYPNVDLVGGLGYMATGGGALEFLTGKKLTYSVGPAITLPIFDGGRLRSQLGEAAAGYDIAVAHYNQTLVNALKSISDQLIRRESMDKQQAFAAESVAAAQRTYDIALVAFQRGLTDYLNVLNAQSLLFKQQQVQQQVEAARLSAHADLVTALGGGLEAGRDVPPAGTTRPTRAPAILSALDH encoded by the coding sequence GTGCCGCGTTGCATCAGCAGAGAGCTGAAGACTCTCAGTGTTTGGGTTTTGACGTTAACCATCAGCGGTTGCATCGGCACGGGAGGTATTGCGCCGCAAGGCGAGGCGTTGTCGGCCAATCAATTGGCCACCGATGCCGCGATCCGCGAGGCCGACCGCGACGCCCACTGGCCCACCCGCCAATGGTGGAACGCCTATGGCGACCGGCAACTGGATCGTTGGGTCGATCTCGCCGTGCAAGGCAGCCCGAGCCTGGCCATGGCCGCCGCCCGGGTGCGGCAAGCCAGGGCGATGGCTGGTGTCGCCGAGGCCGCCGAGTCGCTGCAGATCAACGGTGAAGCGACCCTCAAGCGCCACAACTGGCCCTCCGATCAGTTCTACGGCCCCGGCGAACTGGCGGACACCACCACTTGGGACAACAACGCGGGTCTAGGCTTGAGCTATGCCTTGGACCTGTGGGGCCGCGAGCGCAACACCAGCGAACGGGCCGTCGACCTGGCCCATGTCAGCGTGGCTGAAGCACGGCAGGCGCAACTGGAGTTGCAGAACAACATCGTGCGCGCCTACATCCAGTTTTCCTTGCACTACGCCCAGCGCGATATCGTCGCCGCGACGCTCCATCAACAGGAGCAGATTCTCGAGCTGGCGCAAAAGCGTCTGGACGGTGGCATCGGTACCCATTTCGAAGTCAGCCAGGCCCAGGCGCCGTTGCCCGAGACCCATCGCCAACTCGACGCCCTCGATGAAGCCATTGCCTTGAGCCGCAATCAGTTGGCGGCACTGGCGGGCAAGGGGCCAGGAGAGGGTGCGCGGTTGCAGCGCCCGACCCTGGCCCTCGGCGCGCCTTTGAAGCTGCCGTCGGCATTGCCCGCCGAACTGCTCGGCCAGCGTCCGGATGTGGTGGCCGGGCGTTGGCAAGTGGCCGCTCAGGCCCGGGGCATCGATGTGGCTCGTGCCGGTTTCTATCCCAACGTCGACCTGGTGGGCGGTCTCGGTTACATGGCCACCGGCGGTGGGGCACTGGAGTTCCTGACTGGCAAGAAACTCACCTACAGCGTCGGTCCGGCCATCACGCTGCCGATTTTCGACGGCGGGCGCCTGCGCTCACAATTGGGGGAGGCGGCAGCCGGTTATGACATTGCCGTGGCCCATTACAACCAGACACTGGTAAACGCGCTCAAGAGCATTTCCGATCAGTTGATCCGTCGCGAGTCCATGGACAAGCAACAAGCCTTCGCTGCTGAATCGGTGGCCGCGGCGCAGCGCACCTACGACATTGCGTTGGTGGCGTTCCAGCGCGGGCTGACCGACTACCTCAACGTGCTCAATGCCCAAAGCCTGTTGTTCAAGCAGCAGCAGGTGCAACAGCAGGTGGAAGCGGCGCGCCTGAGTGCCCATGCCGACCTGGTGACCGCGCTGGGAGGTGGGTTGGAAGCTGGCAGGGATGTGCCGCCAGCCGGCACGACACGCCCGACCAGAGCCCCGGCCATCCTTTCCGCCCTTGATCATTGA
- a CDS encoding LysR family transcriptional regulator, which produces MDTLQNMRAFSCVAEAGSFTAAAQQLDTTTANVSRAVSNLEAHLQTRLLNRTTRRIALTEAGKRYLLRCEQILAYVEEAEAEASDAHARPAGQLKVHTMTGIGQHFVIDAIARYRKTHPDVTFDLTLANRVPDILDEGYDVSIVLASELPDSGFVSQRLGITYSIVCASPAYVKASGCPQKPSDLLNHACLRLVSPVIPLEKWVFDGPEGQEMVTINSSPFLVNSADAMKTAITSGMGVGVLPVYAAIEGLRNGTLVRVMPNYRSQELNLYAIYPSRQYLDAKIKTWVEYLRGSLPEILAAHQSELMAYELSGSLAGARAAN; this is translated from the coding sequence ATGGACACTTTGCAAAACATGCGCGCGTTCAGCTGTGTCGCCGAAGCTGGCAGCTTCACCGCCGCTGCCCAACAGCTCGATACCACGACAGCCAACGTCTCGCGCGCGGTTTCCAATCTGGAAGCCCATCTGCAAACGCGCCTGCTCAACCGCACCACCCGCCGCATTGCCCTGACCGAGGCCGGAAAACGCTACTTGCTGCGTTGCGAGCAGATCCTGGCGTATGTCGAGGAAGCCGAAGCCGAGGCCAGCGATGCCCATGCGCGCCCCGCCGGGCAGTTGAAGGTTCACACCATGACCGGCATCGGCCAGCATTTCGTGATCGACGCCATTGCCCGGTATCGCAAGACCCATCCAGACGTGACGTTCGACCTGACCCTGGCCAACCGGGTACCGGACATCCTGGACGAGGGCTACGACGTCTCCATCGTGCTCGCCAGCGAGTTACCGGATTCGGGCTTCGTTTCCCAGCGCCTGGGCATCACCTACAGCATCGTTTGCGCGTCGCCGGCCTACGTGAAAGCCAGCGGCTGCCCGCAAAAACCCAGCGACCTGCTCAACCACGCCTGCCTGCGCCTGGTCAGCCCGGTCATTCCGCTGGAAAAATGGGTGTTCGACGGCCCGGAAGGCCAGGAAATGGTCACCATCAACAGCTCACCGTTTTTGGTGAACTCCGCCGATGCCATGAAAACCGCGATCACCAGCGGCATGGGCGTGGGGGTGTTGCCGGTGTACGCCGCCATCGAAGGCCTGCGCAACGGCACGCTGGTGCGGGTCATGCCCAACTACCGCTCCCAGGAACTGAACCTCTACGCCATCTACCCTTCGCGCCAATACCTGGATGCGAAAATCAAGACCTGGGTCGAGTACCTGCGCGGCTCGCTGCCGGAAATCCTGGCAGCGCACCAGTCCGAGCTGATGGCTTATGAATTGAGTGGAAGCCTGGCAGGGGCACGGGCAGCGAACTGA
- a CDS encoding efflux RND transporter periplasmic adaptor subunit: MHIQKKTVLLVALLVALAALALWYVMKPVTTKSAAPAAVPVRVVSVEQKDVPRFASGIGTVLSLHSVVIRPQIDGILTKLLVKEGQLVKKGDLLATIDDRSIRASLDQARAQLGESQAQLAVAQVNLKRYKLLSVDDGVSKQTYDQQQALVNQLKATAQGNQAAIDSAQVQLSYTQIRSPVSGRVGIRNVDEGNFLRSSDTEGLFTVTQIDPIAVEFSLPQQMLPTLQRLIAAPEQALVKAYIGADGTTGEMLGEGRLSLIDNQINTNTGTLRAKAEFTNAAQRLWPGQLVTLKIQTALEKDALVVPPTVVQRGLEQHFVYRVKGDKVESVPVVMVYQDSGMHIIKGVNAGDQLVSDGQSRLKPGTHIQVLSDPPALAKSSESQP, encoded by the coding sequence ATGCACATCCAGAAAAAAACCGTCCTGCTCGTCGCGCTCCTGGTCGCCCTGGCGGCTCTCGCCCTCTGGTATGTCATGAAACCTGTCACCACAAAATCCGCTGCCCCCGCCGCCGTTCCAGTACGGGTCGTCAGCGTGGAGCAGAAGGATGTGCCGCGCTTTGCCAGTGGCATTGGCACGGTCCTTTCGCTGCACAGTGTGGTCATCCGCCCGCAGATCGACGGCATCCTCACCAAGCTGCTGGTCAAGGAAGGACAACTGGTCAAGAAGGGTGACCTGCTGGCGACCATCGACGACCGCTCCATCCGCGCCAGCCTCGACCAGGCCCGGGCCCAGCTCGGCGAGAGCCAGGCACAACTGGCGGTGGCCCAGGTCAATCTCAAGCGCTACAAACTGCTCAGTGTCGACGACGGCGTATCGAAGCAGACCTACGACCAGCAACAGGCGCTGGTCAATCAGCTCAAGGCCACCGCCCAGGGCAATCAAGCGGCCATCGATTCGGCGCAGGTGCAGTTGTCCTACACCCAGATCCGCTCCCCGGTGAGCGGTCGCGTTGGTATTCGCAACGTGGACGAAGGCAACTTCCTGCGCAGCAGCGACACTGAAGGCCTGTTCACCGTGACCCAGATCGACCCGATCGCGGTGGAGTTCTCCCTGCCCCAGCAAATGCTGCCCACCTTGCAACGGTTGATCGCCGCGCCCGAGCAAGCCTTGGTCAAGGCTTATATCGGCGCCGATGGCACCACCGGGGAAATGCTCGGCGAGGGTCGGTTGAGCCTCATCGACAACCAGATCAACACCAACACCGGGACCCTGCGGGCCAAGGCTGAATTCACCAACGCCGCGCAACGGCTCTGGCCAGGCCAGCTGGTGACCCTGAAGATCCAGACCGCCCTCGAAAAAGACGCCCTGGTGGTGCCACCCACCGTGGTCCAACGGGGCCTGGAGCAACACTTCGTCTATCGGGTCAAGGGCGACAAGGTCGAGAGCGTGCCGGTGGTGATGGTTTACCAGGACAGCGGCATGCACATCATCAAAGGCGTGAACGCCGGTGATCAACTGGTGAGCGATGGCCAATCACGGCTCAAACCGGGCACCCATATCCAGGTGCTCAGTGATCCACCGGCGCTGGCCAAGTCTTCGGAGTCGCAGCCATGA
- a CDS encoding multidrug efflux RND transporter permease subunit, with product MKGRGSVSAWCIDHPIATVLLTFALVLLGFIAFPKLPVAPLPEAEFPTIQVNAQLPGASPETMASSVATPLEVQFSAIPGVTQMTSSSALGSTNLILQFSLDKSIDTAAQEVQAAINTAAGKLPNDMPNLPTWRKVNPADSPVLILSISSTLMPGTELSDYVETLLSRQISQIDGVGQIYITGQQRPAIRVQASADRLAAIGLTLADIRVALQQASLNLAKGALYGESSVSTLSTNDQLFQPAEYGELIVSYKDGAPVHLRDIAKVVSGSENAYVQAWSDDEPGVNLVIFRQPGANIVETVDRIQAALPTLQAMLPAAVQVKVLIDRTQTIRASLHEVEITLLIAVLLVVAVMALFLRQLSATLIVSAVLGVSLTASFALMYVMGFSLNNLTLVAIVISVGFVVDDAIVVVENIHRHLEAGDGMREAAIKGAGEIGFTVMSISFSLIAAFIPLLFMGGVVGRLFKEFALTATSTILISVVVSLTLAPTLAALFMRAPVHHAHSKAGFGERLLGWYERGLRRALAHQKLMIGVFGLTLALAVVGYVFIPKGFFPVQDTGLVLGTSEAAADVSFPDMVAKHKALAEIVAADPAVQTFSHSVGVSGNNQTIANGRFWIALKPRGERDVSASGFIDRIRPKLLKIPGVVLYLRAGQDINLSSGPSRAQYQYVLKSNDGPSLNAWTQKLTDKLRGNPAFRDISNDLQLGGSITHINIDRSAAARFGLTATDVDQALYDAFGQRQINEFQTETNQYNVILELDTAQRGKAESLAYFYLRSPLSGEMVPLSALARFDAPSNGPLSIAHDGMFPAANLSFNLAPGVALGDAVRMLDQAKNEIGMPAAITGNFQGAAQAFQSSLASQPWLILAALVAVYIILGVLYESFVHPLTIISTLPSAGLGALVMLWLLGQDFSIMALIGLVLLIGIVKKNGILMIDFALDAQRNNGLAPQEAIFQACLTRFRPIIMTTLAALLGALPLMLGYGPGAELRQPLGIAVVGGLLVSQALTLFTTPIIYLWLERLFHRPAHSPESAPTTAQTTTD from the coding sequence ATGAAGGGCCGCGGTTCGGTGTCAGCGTGGTGCATCGACCATCCCATCGCCACGGTGCTGCTGACGTTTGCCTTGGTACTGCTGGGGTTTATCGCCTTTCCGAAACTGCCGGTCGCGCCATTGCCGGAGGCGGAGTTCCCGACGATCCAGGTCAACGCCCAGTTGCCCGGCGCCAGCCCTGAAACCATGGCTTCGTCGGTGGCGACGCCGTTGGAGGTGCAATTCAGCGCCATCCCCGGCGTCACCCAGATGACCTCCAGCAGCGCCTTGGGCTCGACCAACCTGATCCTGCAGTTCAGCCTCGATAAAAGCATCGACACCGCGGCCCAGGAAGTACAGGCGGCCATCAACACCGCCGCCGGCAAACTGCCCAATGACATGCCGAACCTGCCCACCTGGCGCAAGGTCAACCCGGCCGACAGCCCCGTGTTGATCCTCAGCATCAGCTCCACGCTGATGCCCGGCACCGAACTGAGCGACTACGTCGAAACCCTGCTCTCGCGCCAGATCAGCCAGATCGATGGCGTCGGGCAAATCTACATTACCGGCCAGCAACGTCCGGCGATCCGCGTCCAGGCGTCGGCTGACCGGCTCGCCGCCATCGGCCTGACCCTGGCCGACATCCGCGTGGCACTTCAGCAGGCCAGCCTCAACCTGGCCAAGGGCGCCCTGTACGGCGAATCGAGTGTTTCCACCCTGTCGACCAACGACCAATTGTTCCAGCCCGCGGAGTACGGTGAGCTGATCGTGTCCTACAAGGACGGCGCACCGGTTCATCTCAGGGACATCGCCAAGGTCGTCAGCGGTTCGGAAAACGCCTACGTCCAGGCCTGGTCCGACGACGAACCGGGGGTCAACCTGGTGATCTTCAGGCAACCGGGGGCGAACATCGTCGAGACCGTCGACCGCATCCAGGCGGCCCTGCCGACCCTGCAAGCCATGCTGCCCGCCGCCGTGCAGGTCAAGGTGCTGATCGACCGTACCCAGACCATCCGCGCCTCGCTGCATGAGGTGGAAATCACCTTGCTGATCGCCGTGCTGCTGGTGGTGGCGGTAATGGCGCTGTTCCTGCGCCAGTTGTCGGCGACCCTGATTGTCTCGGCCGTGCTGGGAGTGTCGCTGACCGCCAGTTTCGCCCTGATGTACGTGATGGGCTTCAGCCTGAACAACCTGACCCTGGTGGCGATCGTCATCTCGGTAGGGTTCGTGGTGGACGATGCGATTGTGGTGGTGGAGAACATCCACCGGCACCTGGAGGCCGGCGACGGCATGCGTGAGGCGGCCATCAAGGGCGCCGGCGAAATCGGGTTCACCGTGATGTCCATCAGCTTCTCGCTGATCGCCGCGTTCATTCCCTTGCTGTTCATGGGCGGCGTGGTCGGGCGTCTGTTCAAGGAATTTGCCCTGACCGCCACTTCGACCATCCTGATTTCGGTGGTGGTGTCCCTGACCCTGGCGCCGACATTGGCCGCGCTGTTCATGCGCGCCCCGGTGCACCATGCCCACAGCAAGGCGGGGTTCGGTGAGCGTCTGCTGGGCTGGTATGAACGGGGCCTGCGTCGGGCCCTGGCTCATCAGAAGCTGATGATCGGCGTGTTCGGCCTGACCCTGGCGCTGGCCGTGGTGGGCTACGTGTTCATCCCCAAGGGATTCTTCCCGGTGCAGGACACCGGCCTGGTGCTGGGCACCAGCGAAGCCGCCGCCGATGTGTCCTTCCCGGACATGGTGGCCAAGCACAAGGCCCTGGCCGAAATCGTTGCCGCCGACCCGGCGGTGCAGACCTTCTCTCACTCCGTCGGCGTCTCGGGTAATAACCAGACCATCGCCAACGGCCGCTTTTGGATCGCCCTCAAGCCGCGGGGCGAGCGTGACGTGTCGGCCAGTGGGTTCATCGACCGGATCCGCCCCAAACTGCTGAAAATCCCAGGCGTGGTGCTCTACCTCAGGGCCGGGCAGGACATCAACCTCAGCTCCGGCCCCAGCCGCGCCCAGTATCAATACGTGCTCAAGAGCAACGACGGGCCGAGCCTCAACGCCTGGACGCAAAAACTCACCGACAAGCTGCGCGGCAACCCGGCGTTCCGCGACATTTCCAACGACTTGCAACTGGGCGGCAGCATCACCCACATCAACATCGACCGCAGTGCGGCGGCGCGCTTCGGCCTCACCGCCACCGATGTCGACCAGGCCCTGTACGACGCCTTCGGCCAGCGGCAGATCAACGAATTCCAGACCGAGACCAACCAGTACAACGTGATCCTGGAGCTCGACACCGCACAACGGGGCAAGGCCGAAAGCCTGGCGTATTTCTACCTGCGTTCGCCCCTGAGCGGAGAAATGGTGCCGCTCTCGGCCCTGGCCCGCTTCGATGCACCGAGCAACGGCCCACTGTCGATTGCCCACGACGGCATGTTCCCGGCCGCCAACCTGTCGTTCAACCTGGCGCCGGGCGTGGCCTTGGGAGACGCGGTGCGCATGCTCGACCAGGCCAAGAACGAGATCGGCATGCCGGCGGCCATCACCGGTAATTTCCAGGGCGCCGCCCAGGCGTTCCAGAGTTCCCTGGCCAGCCAACCGTGGCTGATCCTCGCGGCGTTGGTGGCGGTGTACATCATCCTCGGCGTGCTCTACGAGAGCTTCGTGCATCCGTTGACGATCATCTCCACCCTGCCCTCGGCCGGCCTCGGCGCGCTGGTCATGCTCTGGCTGTTGGGCCAGGACTTTTCGATCATGGCGTTGATCGGGCTGGTACTGCTGATCGGGATCGTCAAGAAAAACGGCATCCTGATGATCGACTTCGCCCTCGACGCCCAACGCAATAACGGGCTGGCGCCCCAGGAAGCGATTTTCCAGGCGTGCCTGACAAGGTTCCGCCCCATCATCATGACAACCCTGGCTGCCCTGCTCGGCGCCCTGCCGCTAATGCTCGGCTACGGACCCGGCGCGGAGTTGCGCCAGCCCCTGGGTATCGCGGTGGTAGGCGGCCTGCTGGTGAGCCAGGCGCTGACGCTGTTCACCACACCGATCATATACTTGTGGCTCGAGCGACTGTTCCATCGGCCCGCACATTCGCCAGAATCTGCGCCGACGACGGCACAGACGACCACAGACTGA
- a CDS encoding heavy metal response regulator transcription factor, with amino-acid sequence MRVLIIEDEEKTADYLHRGLTEQGYTVDVAPDGIEGLHLALETDYAVIVLDVMLPGLDGFGVLRALRARKQTPVIMLTARERVEDRIKGLRDGADDYLGKPFSFLELVARLQALTRRSGGHEPVQVSIADLWIDLISRKATRAGQRLDLTAKEFSLLSVLARRQGEILSKTAIAEMVWDINFDSDANVVEVAIKRLRAKLDGPFEQKLLHTIRGMGYVLESRSDDLP; translated from the coding sequence ATGCGCGTTCTGATCATCGAAGACGAAGAGAAAACCGCGGACTACCTGCACCGCGGCCTGACCGAACAGGGCTACACCGTGGACGTCGCGCCGGACGGCATCGAGGGGCTGCACCTGGCCCTGGAAACCGACTACGCCGTGATCGTGCTCGATGTGATGCTGCCGGGCCTGGACGGTTTCGGCGTGCTGCGGGCCCTGCGTGCCCGCAAGCAGACACCGGTGATCATGCTTACGGCCCGTGAACGGGTCGAAGACCGCATCAAGGGCCTGCGCGACGGCGCCGACGACTACCTGGGCAAGCCCTTCTCCTTCCTGGAGCTGGTGGCCCGCCTGCAAGCCCTGACCCGCCGCAGCGGCGGCCATGAACCGGTGCAAGTGAGCATCGCCGACCTGTGGATCGACCTGATCAGCCGCAAGGCCACTCGCGCGGGCCAACGCCTGGACCTGACGGCCAAGGAGTTTTCCCTGCTCAGCGTCCTGGCCCGCCGCCAAGGCGAAATACTCTCGAAGACCGCCATCGCCGAAATGGTCTGGGACATCAACTTCGACAGCGACGCCAACGTAGTGGAAGTGGCGATCAAACGCCTGCGAGCCAAGCTCGACGGGCCGTTCGAGCAAAAGCTGCTGCACACCATCCGCGGGATGGGCTATGTGTTGGAGAGTCGCAGCGATGACCTACCCTAA
- a CDS encoding heavy metal sensor histidine kinase: MTYPNSIALRLSGLFTLVAALVFLLIGGALYQQVGKGLGLLPEAELDARYSVLESTVGRYGTSEHWVKINNKLRLLGEEDKRIHFWIVSGDPRFEYGDPDPQIRAFAEGPLGKRDLKLPQRHYPMKVLVSQFPAKDQRPPLRFMIGIDTETFYQTQHHLLVALVSLAIVGVLLASLLGYWVARIGLKPLIKLSDEARRLTPPRLSGRLRLSPLPPELSQFVSSFNATLDRVEQAYSRLESFNADVAHELRSPLTNLIGQTQVALTRGRSAEHYFEVLQSNLEELERLRSIINDMLFLASADQGSKATKLTSTSLAGEVATTLDYLDFILEDAQVQVRVSGDAQANIEIAHLRRALINLLSNAVQHTAPGQVIDVRIEALGDQITLAVTNPGEPIAGEHLPRLFERFYRVDASRSNSGANHGLGLAIVKAIALMHGGDVFVHSDQGVNTFGIRLPA, from the coding sequence ATGACCTACCCTAATAGCATCGCCCTGCGCCTGAGCGGCCTGTTCACGCTGGTGGCGGCGCTGGTGTTTTTGTTGATCGGCGGGGCGTTGTATCAACAGGTTGGCAAAGGCCTTGGCCTCTTGCCCGAAGCCGAGCTCGACGCCCGCTACAGTGTCCTGGAGTCGACGGTCGGCCGTTATGGCACGTCCGAGCACTGGGTGAAGATCAACAACAAATTGCGACTGCTGGGCGAAGAAGACAAGCGCATCCACTTCTGGATCGTCAGCGGCGATCCGCGCTTTGAGTATGGCGATCCCGATCCGCAGATCCGCGCCTTTGCCGAAGGTCCGCTGGGCAAGCGCGACCTGAAGTTGCCCCAGCGGCATTACCCGATGAAAGTGTTGGTCAGCCAGTTCCCCGCCAAGGACCAACGCCCGCCGCTACGTTTCATGATCGGGATCGACACCGAGACGTTCTACCAGACCCAGCATCATCTGCTGGTGGCGCTGGTGAGCCTGGCGATTGTCGGTGTGCTGCTGGCTTCTTTGCTGGGTTATTGGGTGGCACGCATCGGCCTCAAGCCACTGATCAAACTGTCCGATGAGGCCCGGCGCCTGACCCCGCCCCGCCTGTCCGGGCGCTTGCGGCTGTCACCGCTGCCGCCGGAGCTCAGTCAGTTCGTCAGCTCCTTCAATGCCACCCTCGACCGGGTCGAACAGGCGTACTCACGGCTGGAGTCGTTCAACGCCGACGTTGCCCATGAGCTGCGCTCGCCCCTGACCAACCTGATCGGCCAGACCCAGGTGGCACTGACCCGTGGGCGTTCGGCCGAGCATTACTTCGAAGTGTTGCAGTCAAACCTCGAGGAGCTGGAGCGGCTGCGTTCGATCATCAACGACATGCTGTTCCTGGCCAGCGCAGACCAGGGCAGCAAAGCCACCAAGTTGACCAGCACCTCCCTGGCCGGCGAAGTGGCGACCACCCTCGATTACCTGGACTTCATTCTGGAAGACGCCCAGGTCCAGGTCCGGGTCAGCGGCGACGCCCAGGCCAACATCGAGATCGCTCACCTGCGACGGGCGCTGATCAACCTGCTGAGCAACGCCGTGCAGCATACCGCGCCCGGGCAAGTGATCGACGTGCGCATCGAGGCCCTTGGCGACCAGATCACCCTCGCCGTCACCAACCCCGGTGAACCGATTGCCGGCGAGCATCTGCCACGCCTGTTCGAACGTTTCTATCGCGTCGATGCCTCGCGTAGCAACAGTGGCGCCAACCATGGGCTGGGGCTGGCCATCGTCAAGGCGATTGCACTGATGCATGGTGGCGATGTGTTTGTGCACAGCGACCAGGGTGTCAACACATTCGGGATCCGCTTGCCAGCCTGA
- a CDS encoding sensor domain-containing diguanylate cyclase, which translates to MSARSATPGNTQPSIRSERVLVLASSLVVIAILSIVTFLLIREHAAAQQAATRAATNIVQLIDADVLRNVELYDLSLQGLVAAAKRDDLEDVSPAIRHLALFDRATAAPYKGDILLLDKRGDVIADSASVEPRKGNYADREYFQSHVQDPSLGMMISRPFRSRSATHDWRISFSYRLSDDRGEFMGVAEAAMRLNYFSQLFKSLNIGHGTVNLVSRDGILLAQEPPLADDMIGKDFSNRPNFVRILREGNGSFTSVSSFDQTQRLYTFSQVGNLPLIVVVALSSQEVFASWQRTALLVSGATGALCIGLLWLTWLLRRELRRRYRAERKLAQLASVDALTGLANRRTLDETLQQEWLRAQRSGQPLSVLMIDADHFKAFNDRHGHQQGDEALRTLAQLIGQHVRRPADLAARYGGEEFSVVLPETTTAGAFTMAQNIRDAVEQLPPVSEGETPMTVSIGIATWAQGPYGELEQLLFAADKALYQAKASGRNRVVCAM; encoded by the coding sequence ATGAGCGCGCGCAGTGCGACACCCGGCAACACCCAGCCTTCGATACGTTCGGAACGGGTACTCGTACTGGCCAGCTCGCTGGTTGTCATTGCCATCCTGAGCATCGTGACGTTTCTGTTGATCCGCGAACATGCGGCCGCACAACAGGCTGCGACACGTGCGGCGACCAATATCGTGCAATTGATTGACGCCGATGTGCTGCGTAACGTGGAGCTCTACGATCTGTCGCTGCAAGGTTTGGTCGCCGCCGCCAAACGCGACGACCTGGAAGATGTTTCGCCGGCGATTCGCCATCTGGCGCTGTTCGACCGCGCCACCGCCGCCCCCTACAAAGGCGACATCCTGCTGCTCGACAAGCGTGGCGATGTAATCGCCGACTCCGCCTCGGTCGAACCGCGCAAAGGCAATTACGCCGACCGAGAGTATTTCCAGTCCCATGTTCAGGACCCGAGCCTGGGCATGATGATCAGTCGCCCATTCCGTTCCAGGAGTGCCACCCACGATTGGCGCATCAGTTTCAGCTATCGACTGAGCGACGACCGGGGTGAGTTCATGGGCGTGGCCGAGGCCGCGATGCGTTTGAACTACTTCAGCCAGCTGTTCAAAAGCCTGAACATCGGCCACGGGACGGTCAACCTGGTCAGCCGCGATGGAATTCTGTTGGCCCAGGAACCGCCCCTGGCCGACGACATGATCGGCAAGGACTTCAGCAACCGACCGAACTTCGTACGCATCCTGCGTGAAGGTAACGGCAGTTTTACCAGCGTCTCCAGCTTTGATCAGACACAGCGCCTGTACACCTTTTCCCAGGTGGGCAACCTGCCATTGATCGTCGTGGTAGCGCTCTCCTCCCAAGAGGTCTTCGCCTCATGGCAGCGCACGGCATTGTTGGTCAGCGGCGCTACCGGCGCGCTGTGCATCGGTCTGCTCTGGCTCACCTGGCTACTGCGCCGCGAATTGCGCCGCCGTTACAGGGCTGAACGGAAATTGGCCCAACTGGCGTCCGTCGACGCCCTGACGGGCCTGGCCAACCGACGAACACTGGATGAGACGTTACAACAGGAATGGCTGCGCGCCCAACGTTCGGGCCAACCGCTGTCTGTGCTGATGATCGATGCCGATCATTTCAAGGCGTTCAACGATCGTCATGGTCATCAACAGGGTGACGAGGCCCTGCGCACCTTGGCGCAATTGATCGGCCAGCATGTCCGACGTCCCGCCGACCTGGCGGCGCGCTATGGCGGTGAGGAGTTCTCGGTGGTGCTGCCGGAGACCACCACCGCTGGCGCCTTCACCATGGCCCAGAACATTCGCGACGCGGTTGAACAACTGCCACCTGTGTCCGAGGGGGAAACGCCCATGACGGTCAGTATCGGCATCGCCACTTGGGCACAAGGGCCGTATGGCGAACTCGAACAACTCCTGTTCGCCGCCGACAAGGCGCTGTACCAGGCCAAGGCCAGTGGGCGTAATCGTGTGGTTTGTGCGATGTAG